A genomic stretch from Chloroflexota bacterium includes:
- the dprA gene encoding DNA-protecting protein DprA has translation MTDIRYWIAFNLVSQIGPAKVQRLRDYFGDLANAWDAPTMDLAQAGLDRRALENLAHARQSLDLDAELAKIDRAGVRVFTMEDSNYPRLLAQVPVPPPVLYVKGTLTVEDEWAIAVVGTRRATPYGREVTREIVTTLAQNHLTIVSGLARGIDAEAHRAALDAKGRTIAVLGCGVDVVYPPEHAKLAEEIIAHGALVSDYPLGTQPDAANFPPRNRIISGLALGSLIVEGDEGTGARITMEYALEQDREAFAIPGNIFQRGSRAPNKLIQRGEAKLVTSASDILEELNLTMVEQHQQMRMALPENETESTLLKHLSAEPVHIDDLGRETGLPIATVSATLALMELKGMVRQAGGMNYVLARG, from the coding sequence GTGACGGACATCCGCTATTGGATCGCGTTTAACCTCGTTTCGCAAATCGGTCCCGCCAAGGTTCAACGTCTCCGCGACTATTTTGGCGATTTGGCAAACGCGTGGGACGCGCCGACGATGGACCTCGCACAAGCGGGTTTGGATCGTCGCGCGCTGGAAAATCTGGCGCACGCGCGCCAATCACTCGACCTCGATGCCGAACTCGCCAAGATCGATCGCGCGGGGGTGCGCGTGTTCACGATGGAGGATTCGAATTATCCGCGCTTGCTGGCTCAAGTGCCGGTGCCGCCGCCGGTGTTGTACGTGAAAGGGACGCTCACCGTCGAAGATGAATGGGCGATTGCCGTGGTCGGCACGCGCCGCGCGACGCCGTATGGACGCGAGGTCACACGCGAGATCGTGACGACGCTCGCGCAAAATCACTTGACGATTGTGAGCGGACTCGCGCGCGGGATTGATGCAGAAGCGCATCGCGCCGCGCTCGACGCGAAAGGGCGGACCATTGCGGTGCTGGGTTGCGGGGTGGACGTAGTGTATCCGCCCGAGCACGCCAAACTCGCGGAAGAAATTATCGCGCATGGCGCGCTCGTCAGCGATTATCCACTTGGCACGCAACCGGATGCGGCGAACTTTCCGCCGCGCAATCGCATCATCAGCGGCTTGGCGCTCGGCTCGTTGATTGTCGAAGGCGACGAGGGCACGGGCGCGCGCATCACGATGGAGTACGCGCTCGAACAGGATCGCGAAGCGTTCGCAATACCGGGCAACATTTTCCAACGCGGCTCGCGTGCGCCGAACAAATTGATCCAACGCGGCGAAGCGAAACTCGTGACGAGCGCGAGCGATATTCTTGAAGAACTCAATTTGACGATGGTCGAACAGCATCAACAAATGCGCATGGCGCTGCCGGAAAATGAGACTGAATCCACATTGCTCAAACATCTCTCGGCGGAACCGGTGCACATTGACGACCTGGGTCGTGAGACCGGCTTGCCGATTGCGACGGTCTCGGCGACGCTCGCGCTAATGGAATTGAAAGGAATGGTCCGCCAGGCAGGCGGCATGAATTACGTTTTGGCGCGCGGGTAG